In Pantoea sp. Aalb, a single genomic region encodes these proteins:
- a CDS encoding 1-acylglycerol-3-phosphate O-acyltransferase, which produces MLLILRFIIALIYLTIICIFGSIWCLCFPRNPQHVATFSHMFGRLSIVFGIRVKLRKPVNVTNYGNAIYIANHQNNYDIIIAANIVQPTTVTVGKKSLLWIPLFGQLYWLTGNIVIDRNNRINAYNTINEIINKFHKKRISFWIFPEGTRSRGKGLLPFKTGAFHVAIAAKVPIIPIVISNTHNKIKLNRWNNGIVIIEMMPPVYPSNFKSITVKKLTNYCHTLMALKIQELNNEVTKLKKTSIR; this is translated from the coding sequence ATGTTATTAATTTTACGATTTATTATTGCATTAATTTATTTAACAATAATTTGTATATTTGGTAGTATTTGGTGTTTATGTTTTCCACGTAATCCACAGCATGTCGCAACTTTTAGTCATATGTTTGGCCGTTTATCAATTGTCTTCGGTATTAGGGTAAAATTGCGTAAACCAGTTAATGTTACTAATTATGGTAATGCAATTTATATTGCTAATCATCAAAATAATTATGATATAATCATAGCAGCTAATATTGTACAACCTACTACCGTTACAGTAGGTAAAAAAAGTTTATTATGGATTCCTTTATTCGGTCAATTATATTGGTTAACTGGTAACATAGTAATAGATCGGAATAATCGAATAAATGCATATAATACTATTAATGAGATAATAAATAAATTTCATAAAAAACGTATTTCTTTTTGGATATTTCCTGAAGGAACACGTAGTCGGGGTAAGGGCTTATTACCGTTTAAAACAGGAGCTTTTCATGTAGCGATAGCTGCTAAAGTTCCTATTATTCCAATCGTCATTTCTAATACCCATAATAAAATTAAATTAAATCGCTGGAATAATGGAATAGTAATTATTGAAATGATGCCACCAGTATATCCTTCTAATTTTAAATCTATAACAGTAAAAAAATTAACTAATTATTGTCATACATTAATGGCTTTAAAAATACAAGAATTAAATAATGAAGTTACTAAACTAAAAAAAACAAGCATTAGATAA
- the nudF gene encoding ADP-ribose diphosphatase: MNIKKSPIFFNKNDIKIITRKKKYEGFFSIVSYFFIHRRFNGKMSKEIIREVFERGHAAVLLPYDPLLDKVILIEQVRIASFDSSSTPWLLEVIAGTIEHGETPEEVVRREAVEEANLKIKRIKPIMSYLASPGGTSERLYVLLGEIDSNLSKSSQYGVEKENEDIFVHVVSRKQAYQWIQEGIIDNAATILSLQWLELHYRTLLKEWNILK, from the coding sequence TTGAATATTAAAAAATCTCCTATCTTTTTCAATAAAAATGATATAAAAATTATTACTCGTAAAAAAAAATATGAAGGTTTTTTTTCTATAGTTAGTTATTTCTTTATCCATCGTCGCTTTAATGGTAAAATGAGTAAAGAAATAATACGTGAAGTTTTTGAACGTGGACATGCTGCTGTTTTGCTTCCATATGATCCATTGTTGGATAAAGTAATTTTGATTGAACAAGTTAGAATAGCATCTTTTGATTCTAGCTCAACGCCATGGCTACTTGAAGTAATTGCTGGTACTATTGAGCATGGAGAAACACCGGAAGAAGTAGTCCGTCGTGAAGCAGTTGAAGAAGCAAATTTAAAGATTAAGCGTATTAAACCAATAATGAGTTATTTGGCAAGTCCTGGTGGTACATCTGAACGATTATATGTTCTATTAGGAGAAATAGATAGTAATTTATCAAAAAGTAGTCAGTATGGTGTAGAAAAAGAAAATGAAGATATTTTTGTCCATGTAGTAAGCCGTAAACAAGCTTATCAATGGATTCAAGAAGGTATCATTGATAATGCAGCAACTATTTTGTCTCTACAATGGTTAGAATTACACTATAGAACGCTATTAAAGGAATGGAATATTCTAAAATAA
- a CDS encoding multifunctional CCA addition/repair protein, producing MQIFLVGGAVRDSLLNLPIKDKDWVVVGSTPNEMFNKGFQKVGKNFPVFLHPHSHEEYALARTERKVGKGYVGFVTLFTPDVTLMQDLKRRDLTINAMAQDKNGILFDPYGGYKDLKSRILRHVSSAFNEDPLRILRVARFAAKLAHLNFKIAKETENLMIKMTSSGELANLTKERIWKETEKALLTLNPQIYFHVLRNCGALKVLFPEIDNLYELSTTNIIHSEVNIEVHHSLMSLALVAKLSNELDVRFATLLQNIGKVLTLPKKFIDYKEYNVSGIPIIQSLCERFNIPKQIRNLALIVNQFHSVVHNIQDQSAHSLVALFDHIDAWRKPQRIEQLALTSEADARVRRYGSVLELENVMYWQGNYLRTAFSLAQSILTKDIILAGFKGKYVKEELTKRRIIAIEKGLMNM from the coding sequence ATGCAAATTTTTTTAGTCGGGGGTGCAGTACGGGATTCATTATTAAATTTACCCATTAAAGATAAAGATTGGGTTGTAGTTGGAAGTACTCCTAATGAAATGTTTAATAAAGGATTTCAAAAAGTTGGAAAAAATTTTCCGGTTTTTTTACACCCACATAGTCATGAAGAATATGCGTTAGCACGTACAGAACGTAAAGTAGGAAAAGGATATGTTGGTTTTGTTACTTTATTTACACCAGATGTTACTCTTATGCAAGATTTAAAACGTCGTGATTTAACTATTAATGCTATGGCACAAGATAAAAATGGAATATTATTTGATCCATATGGTGGTTATAAAGATTTAAAATCTCGCATTTTACGCCACGTTTCTTCTGCATTTAATGAGGATCCTTTACGTATACTACGTGTAGCAAGATTTGCTGCAAAGTTAGCTCATCTAAATTTTAAAATTGCAAAAGAAACAGAAAATTTAATGATTAAAATGACAAGCAGTGGTGAATTGGCAAATCTTACTAAAGAACGTATATGGAAAGAAACAGAGAAAGCACTATTAACTCTTAATCCACAGATCTATTTTCACGTACTTCGTAATTGTGGAGCATTAAAAGTTTTATTTCCTGAAATTGATAATTTATATGAATTATCAACAACAAATATAATTCATTCAGAAGTTAATATTGAAGTACATCATTCATTAATGTCTTTAGCTTTAGTAGCTAAGTTATCTAATGAGCTAGATGTACGTTTTGCTACTTTACTTCAAAATATTGGTAAAGTATTAACTTTACCTAAAAAATTTATTGATTATAAAGAATATAATGTATCAGGAATTCCTATTATTCAATCATTATGTGAACGATTTAACATACCAAAGCAAATTCGTAATTTAGCTTTAATTGTCAATCAGTTTCATAGTGTAGTCCATAATATTCAAGACCAATCCGCTCATAGCTTAGTTGCTTTATTTGACCATATTGATGCATGGCGTAAACCACAACGGATAGAACAGTTAGCATTAACTAGTGAAGCTGATGCGCGAGTGAGAAGATATGGTTCTGTATTAGAATTAGAGAATGTAATGTATTGGCAGGGAAATTACTTACGTACAGCCTTTTCTTTAGCTCAATCTATATTAACAAAAGATATAATTCTTGCTGGATTTAAGGGTAAATATGTTAAAGAAGAATTAACCAAA
- the ribB gene encoding 3,4-dihydroxy-2-butanone-4-phosphate synthase has product MKNQKFLIKFGMLKQRVEHVIDALRNGRGVIVIDDANRENEGDMIFAAETITIEQMALMIRYGSGIVCLCITEERRRQLNLPMMVKNNTSTYGTGFTVTIEAASGVTTGVSARDRITTIHTAIADKAKPSDLNCPGHVFPLRSCKGGVLERNGHTEAAIDLMTLADFKPTAVLCELTNDDGSMTRMPEAILFSKQHHMPLITIEDLVTYRRLQENNYIT; this is encoded by the coding sequence ATGAAAAATCAAAAATTTCTTATTAAATTTGGTATGCTAAAACAACGTGTAGAACATGTTATTGATGCATTACGAAATGGTCGTGGCGTAATTGTTATAGATGATGCAAATCGTGAAAATGAAGGTGATATGATTTTTGCTGCTGAAACTATCACGATTGAACAGATGGCGTTAATGATTCGTTATGGTAGTGGTATTGTTTGTCTTTGCATTACTGAAGAACGCCGTCGACAATTAAATCTACCTATGATGGTAAAAAATAATACTAGTACTTATGGAACAGGTTTTACTGTTACTATAGAAGCAGCATCTGGTGTTACAACTGGTGTATCAGCTCGCGATCGTATTACTACGATTCATACAGCGATTGCAGATAAAGCTAAGCCAAGTGATTTAAATTGCCCTGGTCACGTTTTTCCATTACGTTCCTGTAAAGGTGGAGTACTAGAACGTAATGGACATACTGAAGCAGCTATTGACTTAATGACTTTAGCAGATTTCAAACCAACAGCTGTTTTATGTGAATTAACAAATGATGACGGTAGTATGACTCGTATGCCTGAAGCTATATTATTTTCAAAACAACATCATATGCCTTTAATTACAATTGAAGATCTAGTCACATATCGTCGATTACAAGAAAATAATTATATTACATAA
- the hldE gene encoding bifunctional D-glycero-beta-D-manno-heptose-7-phosphate kinase/D-glycero-beta-D-manno-heptose 1-phosphate adenylyltransferase HldE — MKLTPPSFNTASVMVVGDIMLDRYWYGPTYRISPEAPVPVVKVNTIEERPGGAANVAINIAALGASARLIGLIGEDDAARILIKKLHTLKVQCDCIVLKNHLTITKLRVLSHNQQLIRIDFEENFDDIDPILLYNRVYQALSTSGALVLSDYAKGTLNSIQEIIQLAREVNVPVLIDPKGTNFDRYRGATLLTPNLSEFEAIVGKCKTEDQIMNRGMQLLVDYEISALLITRSENGMTLLQKGKDPLHLPTQAQEVFDVTGAGDTVIGVLASVIAAGQSLEEACFFANAAAGLVVGKLGTSTVNTFELENATSSFGVMTEEELKAAVAISHQRGEKIVMTNGVFDILHAGHVSYLINARKLGDRLIVAVNSDQSTKRIKGKNRPVNSLKNRMVVLSALAAVDWVVSFEEDTPQRLIAAILPDLLVKGGDYKLENIVGSKEIWDNGGDVCVINLEHNISTTNIIKTIRDN, encoded by the coding sequence ATGAAATTAACACCTCCTTCATTTAATACTGCCTCAGTAATGGTTGTTGGGGATATAATGTTAGATCGTTACTGGTATGGTCCTACTTACCGTATATCGCCAGAGGCTCCAGTACCTGTTGTAAAAGTTAATACAATTGAGGAACGTCCAGGTGGTGCAGCTAACGTAGCAATCAATATTGCAGCATTAGGTGCATCTGCTCGTTTGATTGGTTTGATTGGTGAAGACGATGCAGCGCGTATACTTATTAAAAAATTACATACTTTAAAAGTACAATGTGATTGTATAGTTCTCAAAAACCATTTGACTATCACTAAGTTACGTGTCTTATCACATAATCAACAACTGATTCGTATAGATTTTGAAGAAAATTTTGATGATATAGATCCAATATTATTATACAATCGTGTATATCAAGCTTTAAGTACTTCTGGTGCATTAGTCCTTTCTGATTATGCAAAAGGTACATTGAATAGTATACAAGAGATAATTCAGTTAGCACGTGAAGTAAATGTTCCTGTATTAATAGATCCTAAAGGTACTAATTTTGACCGATATCGTGGAGCAACATTATTAACGCCCAATTTATCTGAATTTGAAGCCATAGTTGGTAAATGTAAAACTGAAGATCAAATTATGAACCGTGGTATGCAGTTATTAGTAGATTATGAGATATCTGCATTACTTATAACTCGTTCAGAAAATGGTATGACTCTTCTACAAAAAGGGAAAGATCCATTACATTTACCTACTCAGGCACAAGAAGTTTTCGATGTTACTGGAGCTGGTGATACAGTAATTGGTGTTTTAGCTTCTGTTATCGCTGCTGGTCAAAGTCTTGAAGAAGCATGTTTTTTTGCTAATGCAGCAGCTGGTTTAGTTGTAGGTAAACTAGGTACCTCTACTGTTAATACTTTTGAATTAGAAAATGCCACTAGTAGTTTTGGTGTAATGACAGAAGAAGAACTTAAAGCTGCAGTAGCAATATCTCATCAACGTGGTGAAAAAATAGTTATGACAAATGGTGTATTTGATATTTTACATGCTGGGCATGTTTCTTATTTAATAAATGCACGTAAACTTGGTGATCGTTTAATTGTAGCTGTAAATAGTGATCAATCTACAAAACGTATTAAAGGTAAAAATCGCCCAGTAAACTCATTAAAAAATCGGATGGTTGTTCTTAGCGCATTAGCAGCTGTAGATTGGGTCGTATCTTTTGAAGAAGATACACCACAGCGTTTAATTGCAGCAATACTACCAGATTTACTTGTAAAAGGGGGTGATTATAAATTAGAAAATATTGTAGGCAGTAAAGAAATATGGGATAATGGCGGAGATGTATGTGTTATTAATTTAGAACATAATATCTCAACTACAAATATTATTAAAACTATTCGTGATAATTAA